In Fusarium oxysporum Fo47 chromosome VII, complete sequence, the following proteins share a genomic window:
- a CDS encoding uncharacterized protein (expressed protein): MARKRTGRGQSRFDQLSRIFKAKAITDSALTQKQSNFRGKRSFPTDVSPLLVLASLNATESAISHSMVQRIDEQTEAARDMSMRGESTEVAQPSRFGPDVTCFALRHHNLNGGVQSMLKGEIEGGMDRKHLGSKKQQTNLVKRKDPTKPEGPGEPVDAGNPAELAESEEQRDDAEDPRYEVEEIISHRIKNKTEVELEARWNGSSKPTFVDERTIQEDYPLVLYTYWELRGGREEATGINLFHVFQIRRWKVKDEKLQLLVQWVGYPPKDSTWELAWRVEKFATEMHGAYLKTHRAARSAWEKEESKTQI, translated from the coding sequence ATGGCCAGAAAGAGAACAGGAAGGGGCCAGTCGCGTTTCGACCAGCTCTCACGCATTTTCAAGGCAAAGGCGATTACAGATAGTGCCTTAACCCAAAAGCAATCGAATTTCAGAGGCAAACGTAGCTTTCCTACTGATGTCAGCCCCCTTCTGGTGTTAGCGTCCTTAAATGCAACCGAGTCTGCCATTTCCCATTCTATGGTACAGAGGATAGACGAGCAGACTGAGGCTGCGCGCGATATGTCAATGCGAGGCGAGTCGACAGAGGTTGCCCAGCCCTCAAGATTCGGCCCTGACGTCACTTGCTTTGCGCTGAGACACCATAACCTCAACGGTGGAGTTCAATCGATGTTGAAGGGCGAGATAGAGGGCGGAATGGATCGCAAGCATTTAGGAAGCAAGAAACAACAAACGAATTTAGTTAAGCGAAAGGACCCAACCAAGCCAGAGGGTCCAGGGGAGCCAGTTGACGCAGGCAATCCAGCTGAACTGGCTGAGTCCGAGGAGCAACGAGATGATGCAGAAGATCCGAGATACGAAGTCGAAGAAATCATCAGTCACCGCATCAAAAACAAAACCGAAGTCGAGCTCGAGGCCAGATGGAATGGCAGCTCCAAGCCCACATTTGTCGATGAGCGTACAATTCAAGAAGACTACCCACTTGTGCTCTACACTTACTGGGAACTCAGGGGCGGCCGCGAGGAAGCAACAGGAATAAATTTGTTTCACGTTTTTCAAATCCGCCGGTGGAAGGTCAAAGACGAGAAATTGCAATTACTGGTGCAGTGGGTTGGATACCCACCTAAGGATTCAACATGGGAGCTTGCTTGGAGGGTGGAGAAATTTGCGACAGAGATGCATGGGGCATATTTAAAGACCCATAGGGCTGCGAGATCTGCCTGGGAAAAGGAGGAAAGTAAGACGCAGATTTGA